Proteins from a single region of Candidatus Rubrimentiphilum sp.:
- a CDS encoding DUF5069 domain-containing protein, with protein MEPLDLTKAPPRSPREKLDGLANLPRSIDKMRSRLPGGNPGVYNITGFTMVMLDAIGVTEDQFREAVAQAKTDDDVAAWLRAHANTEKYAEFNERILTRRVADLKARDPEGFVKRYPILERRPDIELAVDMLEADDAEMFAAR; from the coding sequence ATGGAACCGTTAGATTTAACCAAAGCCCCGCCGCGCAGCCCGCGCGAGAAATTGGACGGCCTCGCAAACCTGCCCCGTTCGATCGACAAGATGCGCTCGCGCCTTCCCGGCGGCAACCCCGGCGTCTATAACATTACCGGCTTCACGATGGTCATGCTGGATGCAATCGGCGTGACCGAGGACCAGTTCCGTGAGGCTGTCGCCCAGGCCAAAACCGACGATGATGTCGCCGCCTGGTTACGCGCGCATGCCAACACCGAGAAGTATGCGGAGTTTAACGAGCGTATTCTCACGCGTCGCGTGGCAGACCTCAAGGCCAGAGATCCGGAAGGGTTTGTGAAGCGATATCCGATCCTTGAGCGGCGGCCGGATATTGAATTAGCGGTCGATATGCTTGAAGCTGACGACGCCGAGATGTTCGCCGCGCGCTAA
- a CDS encoding CHASE2 domain-containing protein — translation MANLVIGFALLALLHTPFVEHNSAVVSTRDSVLSWQMAKLSGAVPFDSFAFIDADEATQAAWGFNPVTPRAQIAKLVTFALKAKPSVVLIDLDLTWPSANAASGDVQLARVLAAHTASCVRACTPVLLVRAVAPTPRFAFASSPDRMALSLIPSFLDKALRTNPTVERAPGIEWGTADNQQDDDGAVRRWYLWTDACVNEGKAVALPSVALLAAAAASDTPLNNVRARLQTSAATCVKRGDAMPRIAAARGDESLRLRSVTVSLSSNGIERRIFYRLPWPANADDSNDDGRLLVLKAGTILSHAASDASLLRGKVVVIGSSAAVAGDREATPLGIMPGSVVLINAISTLIRGDQLHDLGVVGTIGIELFLIVLVSYLFAVLPATPALVLSLAIVFAGTLTVGFAALNSGAWIDSVFPAVGVILHEAFHRARDYIHALKQTPYKHTR, via the coding sequence ATGGCGAACCTTGTCATTGGATTTGCGCTGTTGGCGTTGTTGCATACGCCGTTCGTCGAGCATAACAGCGCCGTCGTTTCGACGAGGGATTCAGTGCTCTCGTGGCAGATGGCGAAACTCAGCGGCGCCGTTCCGTTTGACTCTTTTGCTTTCATCGATGCCGATGAAGCAACGCAGGCGGCTTGGGGCTTCAATCCCGTCACGCCGCGCGCGCAGATTGCAAAGCTCGTCACGTTCGCCCTGAAGGCGAAGCCGAGCGTCGTTTTGATCGATCTGGACTTGACATGGCCTAGTGCAAACGCCGCCTCCGGCGACGTGCAGCTGGCGCGCGTCCTCGCGGCTCATACGGCGTCGTGCGTTCGGGCTTGTACGCCCGTGCTCTTAGTGCGCGCTGTCGCACCAACGCCGCGCTTCGCGTTTGCCTCGTCTCCGGATCGCATGGCGTTATCTCTCATTCCGAGCTTTCTCGATAAAGCGCTGCGAACAAATCCTACGGTGGAACGCGCGCCCGGGATCGAATGGGGTACGGCGGACAACCAGCAAGATGATGATGGGGCAGTGCGGCGTTGGTATCTTTGGACGGATGCTTGCGTTAACGAGGGGAAGGCCGTTGCGCTGCCATCGGTAGCTTTGCTCGCGGCCGCTGCCGCCAGTGACACACCCCTGAACAATGTGCGCGCGCGCCTGCAGACGTCGGCGGCAACCTGCGTGAAGCGCGGAGACGCAATGCCGCGGATCGCTGCTGCGCGCGGGGACGAATCATTGCGCTTGCGCTCGGTAACGGTATCGCTTTCGTCAAACGGAATCGAGCGCCGCATTTTTTATCGCCTGCCGTGGCCGGCCAACGCGGACGACTCAAACGACGACGGCCGCCTGCTCGTGTTGAAGGCGGGTACGATTCTTTCTCACGCTGCCAGCGATGCCTCGCTTTTGCGGGGAAAGGTTGTCGTCATCGGGTCGAGCGCCGCGGTAGCAGGCGATCGGGAGGCGACGCCGCTCGGAATCATGCCCGGGTCGGTCGTGCTTATCAACGCGATCAGCACGCTGATCCGGGGCGATCAATTACACGATCTTGGAGTCGTTGGGACGATCGGTATAGAGCTCTTCCTTATTGTTCTGGTGAGTTATCTCTTCGCGGTGCTTCCCGCGACGCCGGCGCTCGTGCTTTCGCTCGCTATCGTTTTCGCCGGCACGCTGACAGTGGGATTTGCGGCGCTTAATTCCGGCGCATGGATCGATTCGGTGTTCCCCGCTGTCGGCGTTATTCTGCACGAAGCGTTCCACCGGGCTCGGGACTACATCCACGCGCTCAAGCAGACGCCTTACAAACACACGCGCTAA
- a CDS encoding TMEM175 family protein, whose protein sequence is MNKSRFEAFSDGVFAFAITLLILGISLGAIAGPLNEAALTQHLLSLWPNLLAYLMSFAVIGLMWQNHHALFRLVDRIDRRTVFLNLALLCVVVFIPFATSTLGSYPTLRPAELLYGLTLTASATAYNGLLMHLVNSKAFAAGVTGQTIRPTIVAFRIGWITYAIATLVALVWPIASFALYLLIIGYFLVPRGADTDLAT, encoded by the coding sequence TTGAATAAGAGCAGGTTCGAGGCGTTTTCCGACGGCGTCTTTGCGTTTGCAATCACGCTGCTGATCCTGGGCATCTCGCTGGGCGCGATAGCGGGGCCGCTGAATGAAGCAGCCCTGACGCAACACTTGCTGAGTCTGTGGCCGAACCTGCTGGCATACCTGATGAGCTTCGCCGTCATCGGCCTCATGTGGCAAAACCATCACGCGTTGTTTCGTTTGGTCGACCGCATCGATCGTCGGACGGTATTCCTGAACCTGGCCTTGCTCTGCGTGGTTGTTTTTATTCCATTCGCGACATCAACGCTGGGATCGTACCCGACGCTGAGGCCGGCAGAACTCCTCTACGGATTAACGCTTACCGCATCCGCCACCGCATACAACGGGCTGCTCATGCACTTGGTAAACAGCAAAGCCTTTGCCGCCGGCGTGACCGGCCAAACAATCCGCCCAACGATCGTGGCTTTCCGCATCGGTTGGATAACGTACGCAATTGCAACGCTCGTCGCGCTGGTCTGGCCGATCGCCAGCTTTGCGCTCTACCTTTTAATCATAGGATATTTCTTGGTGCCTCGCGGCGCCGATACGGACCTGGCCACTTAA
- a CDS encoding HNH endonuclease signature motif containing protein yields the protein MPWKPKFDWEEIQRYHEQGHSVRECAQTYGFTVGGWYKARARGLVRTVSHPKYHPKYNWDEIQAYYDLGNSWAVCREYFGFGGRTWQKARDRGAIRSRPVLKPLEILLRAGNRSAIKRRLLKEGILKNECSRCGISEWRGKPLSIQIDHINGINDDYRLENLRMLCPNCHSLTPTHGRRNVGKRLSALILPWQLIPSAYSPLATA from the coding sequence ATGCCTTGGAAGCCTAAATTCGACTGGGAAGAAATCCAGCGATACCACGAGCAGGGACATTCCGTGCGCGAGTGCGCCCAAACCTACGGATTTACAGTTGGCGGCTGGTACAAAGCGCGCGCAAGAGGGCTCGTGAGGACGGTATCTCATCCGAAGTACCATCCCAAGTATAATTGGGATGAAATCCAGGCGTACTACGATTTAGGCAACTCCTGGGCGGTGTGCCGCGAGTATTTTGGGTTCGGCGGCCGGACGTGGCAAAAGGCAAGAGACCGCGGCGCCATTCGCAGCCGTCCGGTGCTAAAGCCGCTTGAGATATTATTGCGTGCCGGCAACCGCAGCGCTATTAAACGGCGACTTCTAAAAGAAGGCATTCTAAAGAACGAGTGCTCTCGATGCGGCATTTCTGAGTGGCGCGGTAAACCACTCTCAATTCAAATCGACCATATAAACGGCATAAACGACGACTACCGGCTCGAAAACCTACGCATGCTCTGCCCAAACTGTCACAGCCTAACGCCGACCCACGGAAGACGCAACGTCGGCAAGCGCCTAAGCGCGCTGATTCTGCCCTGGCAGCTTATTCCTAGCGCCTATAGTCCACTCGCAACAGCTTGA
- a CDS encoding adenylate/guanylate cyclase domain-containing protein yields MRRFRRLGVSLALALCASAAGAAFYLVPLHSFAFANRIEDYRVHADVLAHTSAYEEPNDALALITIDEESIGNTRAGLGAWPFPRSVYGKLLRRLAQAGAKAVAFDIDFLEPSADPSQDVAFATAARGIPAVIGYTVTTTSAGIPGAEIPPAPLRSAMRLGFTTIDTPGGVVIGQPLRIVPVPQAPGGAALSLALAAAQTYGGKRIDANEIPALDGALLIVPFHETGHVDTTGRAGAQAVDVGFVSQSLSFADALTVPPDQLRIFARGRLVLIGATAQALSDVAPTVNGLYPGVYVHARLIDQLLTGMFVRPAPGWLNLALIVLLPVLLAAGLAQLRPPVAIAIALLAILAYAGLVAALFVYRLYWLDLVHVAGAMVLTALAVIAYLVLTEAAQRRFVTEIFGRHVSPAVVADILKCEDPKAAFALAGKRAKVTIFYSDIRGFTSTSEKMTAEAIYDQLNEYFDAMCEVIFKYGGYVDKFIGDCIMVVFSAPEPTPGDARKAVEAALEQQRVIGELGKRWEREGKPPFTVGMGINTGAVVMGNLGSSSRMNYTVIGDDVNIAARLYNVAAGGQIIVSESTYNEVKDFFELRELEPVSVKGKSAPLRNFEVIGPR; encoded by the coding sequence TTGCGCCGTTTTCGCAGGCTGGGCGTCTCGCTCGCGCTGGCTTTATGCGCGAGCGCCGCGGGCGCGGCGTTCTATCTCGTTCCTTTACATAGTTTCGCCTTCGCTAACCGGATCGAAGACTATCGCGTGCATGCCGACGTGCTCGCGCATACGAGTGCGTACGAAGAACCCAACGATGCGCTGGCGCTGATAACGATCGACGAGGAGTCGATTGGAAATACGCGCGCGGGCTTGGGCGCGTGGCCATTCCCACGCAGCGTTTACGGAAAACTGCTGCGCCGCTTGGCGCAAGCCGGCGCCAAAGCCGTTGCGTTCGACATCGATTTCTTGGAACCGTCGGCCGATCCGTCGCAAGACGTGGCGTTCGCGACAGCCGCGCGCGGGATTCCGGCGGTAATCGGATATACCGTCACGACGACGTCGGCCGGCATTCCGGGCGCCGAGATTCCACCGGCGCCGTTGCGTTCCGCGATGCGGCTTGGGTTTACGACGATCGATACGCCGGGCGGCGTCGTGATCGGTCAGCCGCTGCGCATCGTTCCGGTGCCGCAAGCGCCGGGCGGTGCCGCTCTTTCACTCGCGCTCGCTGCCGCGCAAACCTATGGCGGAAAACGGATCGATGCTAACGAGATCCCGGCGCTCGACGGCGCGCTGCTCATCGTTCCGTTCCACGAAACGGGACATGTCGACACAACCGGCCGCGCCGGAGCGCAAGCCGTGGACGTCGGTTTCGTTTCTCAGAGTCTCTCCTTTGCTGACGCGCTGACCGTCCCGCCGGACCAGCTACGCATCTTCGCGCGCGGCCGGCTGGTGCTCATCGGGGCGACCGCGCAGGCTTTATCGGACGTCGCTCCCACGGTGAACGGCCTCTATCCCGGCGTCTACGTGCACGCGCGGCTGATCGATCAGCTGCTGACGGGAATGTTTGTGCGCCCCGCGCCGGGCTGGCTGAATCTCGCGCTGATCGTATTGCTGCCTGTGCTGCTCGCCGCCGGACTCGCGCAGCTTCGTCCGCCCGTCGCGATCGCAATTGCGTTGCTGGCAATTCTCGCCTACGCCGGCTTGGTCGCCGCGCTTTTTGTCTATCGGCTCTACTGGCTCGACCTCGTGCACGTCGCCGGCGCGATGGTGCTCACCGCGCTCGCCGTCATCGCATATTTAGTGTTGACCGAGGCCGCGCAGCGGCGGTTTGTAACGGAGATCTTTGGCCGCCACGTGAGCCCGGCCGTGGTTGCCGACATCCTGAAATGCGAAGACCCGAAAGCGGCCTTTGCGCTCGCGGGCAAACGCGCGAAGGTGACGATATTTTATTCGGACATTCGCGGTTTCACCTCGACATCCGAGAAGATGACCGCGGAAGCGATCTACGATCAGCTCAACGAGTATTTTGACGCCATGTGCGAAGTGATCTTCAAATACGGCGGTTACGTGGATAAGTTCATCGGCGACTGCATCATGGTCGTGTTTTCGGCCCCCGAGCCGACGCCCGGCGACGCACGCAAAGCGGTTGAGGCAGCGCTGGAGCAGCAGCGCGTCATCGGCGAGCTCGGCAAGCGGTGGGAGCGCGAAGGCAAGCCGCCGTTTACGGTTGGAATGGGCATCAACACCGGCGCGGTGGTGATGGGCAATCTCGGCTCGTCGTCGCGGATGAACTACACCGTGATAGGCGACGACGTCAATATTGCGGCCCGCCTCTACAACGTTGCTGCGGGCGGGCAGATCATCGTCAGCGAGTCAACATATAATGAAGTCAAAGACTTCTTCGAGCTGCGCGAATTGGAGCCGGTCAGCGTCAAGGGCAAGAGCGCGCCGCTGCGCAACTTCGAGGTGATCGGCCCGCGTTAG
- a CDS encoding DUF1036 domain-containing protein: protein MPLLVSTSASAQTSSQHVLLTACNDTSAPIWVAVGSFSSQGWWKIESGACRYVGSFQTYGVGFNVYAQASDGINWSGSTYEDDWYCVDVNNAFSLSDGFRNDSSGDCPSGYTLKHFRFIHTPDGYGKDQDFSYTYRFHM from the coding sequence TTGCCGTTGCTAGTCTCGACTTCGGCGAGCGCGCAAACCTCAAGCCAGCACGTCCTGCTGACGGCGTGCAACGATACGAGTGCGCCGATTTGGGTTGCCGTCGGCTCGTTTTCTTCACAAGGCTGGTGGAAAATTGAAAGCGGCGCGTGCCGGTACGTGGGCAGTTTCCAAACCTATGGTGTCGGCTTCAACGTGTATGCGCAAGCGTCTGACGGCATCAATTGGAGCGGCAGCACCTACGAGGACGACTGGTACTGCGTCGATGTGAACAACGCGTTTTCGCTTAGCGACGGGTTTAGAAACGATAGCAGCGGGGACTGCCCTTCCGGGTATACGCTCAAGCACTTCCGTTTCATACACACGCCCGATGGTTACGGCAAAGACCAAGATTTTAGTTACACCTACCGCTTCCACATGTAG
- a CDS encoding CHAT domain-containing protein — protein MPGAFKNLGLSTLALSALLFVSATNAPPAERTTASALQNYADGFHAFETGEFVRATIAWEDSFSDARNHKGAPSLLAWLNYATAAADFQLGDYSIASDEVKSAILLHERLHYTRSLVGDYIVQARAASALGNYEEALDALRLAEAAARDARRPLQNHCDTFSSPHAVLALVELTRASVETSLGDDAAAKRDLAKASRSAGGGDPVAGFAAELASAYFTQASREDPSGERRGSALREAQAQATVAVGLYRKPQSATARFAGIIDACTQPGRTHIVPDRFTAELLEDPLWGHTTALAAALFTRGQAELDLGDDKEAAKDLSESNDLLEHPGLAAADLGWEVASLKALADARATAGDPAARPHMLQVLENVSYGINEAPSPNARWKGAYNIARAYAALSDAPHAVAEYENAIATIETLRGRLTLNHREAFLEDKVRVYDDYIEYLLQLYKTGNAARYDWRAFDVLQSRIARSTLDLMRKAQLDRLVVGASPNMLADIRIQRQLDRDADRYAALQIAGAAKSDEAANLWPQIVALQRQSEAIAARLASGTGSDRRYYQIFHSPPVDIATLRNNVLHRGETMLVYAWLPHTIAVWTIAKDAYKVTVIPRAGTGGEPDVERMIRHAFVDSIADRDQASFKAWSTLLYRKLFSDVVIPPSTRSLIIVPSGPLYNVAWEALVTGKPEPHCSAGYLICTWPISYSGSPQLLQVARALPAAASAHPFLAFAQPAFGKGVKRNAAVENALKSVDLQNLEPLPNSLREATLSAQAFHVPSGATVKTGNNASWQTLISLDRSGALQRYGAILFSTHGALPSNGVEPAIVLAHPEIDGWITASKISTLHLNARAVLLSACWTGAYSASGERPSGDGISALTRAFLYAGAHSVGVTLWPVTDAAAPMMVPYFFANLHGGESAAKALQEAKKHMIASPAMSQPYYWAPSVLYGDAN, from the coding sequence ATGCCCGGCGCCTTCAAAAACCTAGGCCTTTCGACTCTCGCGCTCAGCGCGCTGCTCTTCGTCAGCGCAACGAACGCTCCACCGGCCGAACGCACCACGGCAAGTGCGTTGCAAAATTACGCGGACGGGTTTCATGCGTTTGAAACCGGCGAGTTCGTTCGCGCCACAATCGCCTGGGAAGACTCGTTTTCGGACGCACGAAACCACAAGGGCGCACCGAGTTTGCTGGCTTGGCTCAACTACGCAACCGCAGCCGCGGATTTTCAACTCGGCGATTATTCGATTGCAAGTGATGAGGTCAAGAGCGCGATCCTACTGCACGAACGCCTGCATTACACGCGTTCGCTCGTCGGCGATTACATCGTTCAGGCGCGCGCCGCGTCGGCTCTGGGCAATTACGAGGAGGCGCTCGATGCACTGAGATTGGCCGAAGCCGCCGCGCGCGACGCCCGCCGGCCGTTACAGAATCACTGCGACACGTTCTCCTCGCCCCATGCGGTTTTGGCGCTCGTCGAACTCACGCGCGCGAGCGTGGAGACCAGCCTCGGTGACGACGCGGCGGCCAAGCGCGATTTGGCGAAGGCGTCGCGAAGCGCCGGCGGCGGCGATCCGGTCGCCGGTTTTGCAGCGGAGCTCGCATCGGCGTATTTTACGCAAGCCTCGCGCGAAGATCCGTCGGGCGAAAGACGAGGGAGTGCCTTACGGGAGGCGCAGGCTCAAGCAACCGTAGCCGTCGGGCTCTACCGCAAACCGCAATCCGCCACAGCGCGCTTCGCCGGCATTATCGACGCGTGCACGCAACCCGGCAGGACGCATATTGTTCCGGACCGTTTCACGGCGGAGCTGCTTGAGGATCCACTTTGGGGTCACACCACCGCGCTGGCGGCAGCTCTATTTACGCGCGGTCAGGCGGAGCTCGATCTTGGCGATGACAAAGAAGCCGCGAAAGACCTTTCCGAATCCAACGATCTGCTCGAGCACCCGGGTCTGGCCGCCGCGGATCTCGGCTGGGAAGTCGCCAGCCTGAAAGCACTTGCCGACGCGCGCGCGACTGCCGGCGATCCGGCCGCCCGCCCGCACATGCTTCAAGTATTGGAAAACGTAAGCTACGGAATCAACGAAGCTCCGTCTCCGAATGCCCGGTGGAAAGGCGCTTATAATATCGCTCGCGCCTATGCGGCATTGAGCGACGCACCGCACGCGGTGGCCGAGTACGAGAACGCGATCGCAACCATCGAAACGTTGCGCGGGCGATTGACGCTGAATCACCGCGAGGCATTTCTTGAAGACAAAGTGCGCGTCTACGACGACTACATCGAGTACTTGCTGCAGCTGTACAAGACCGGAAACGCCGCCCGTTACGACTGGCGCGCCTTTGACGTCCTTCAATCCCGGATCGCTCGCAGCACCCTCGATCTCATGCGCAAGGCACAGCTCGACCGGCTCGTAGTCGGCGCATCCCCCAACATGCTGGCCGACATCCGCATACAGCGGCAGCTCGACCGGGACGCAGATCGCTATGCCGCGCTACAGATCGCGGGAGCGGCGAAATCAGACGAAGCCGCCAATCTATGGCCGCAGATCGTCGCGCTTCAGCGGCAGTCCGAAGCAATCGCGGCGCGGCTCGCCTCCGGCACCGGCTCCGATAGGCGCTACTATCAGATCTTTCATTCACCGCCGGTTGACATCGCAACGCTTCGCAACAACGTCCTGCATCGCGGTGAAACGATGCTCGTCTATGCTTGGCTGCCACATACCATCGCGGTCTGGACGATCGCCAAAGACGCTTACAAGGTTACCGTTATTCCGCGCGCCGGAACCGGCGGCGAACCGGATGTCGAGCGCATGATACGTCACGCATTCGTTGACTCGATCGCGGATCGCGATCAGGCCTCGTTTAAGGCGTGGAGCACGCTCCTCTACCGGAAGCTCTTTAGCGACGTCGTTATTCCGCCTTCAACCCGCTCGCTGATCATTGTGCCGTCCGGTCCGCTTTACAACGTGGCGTGGGAAGCACTCGTTACCGGCAAACCCGAGCCGCATTGTTCGGCGGGCTATTTAATCTGTACGTGGCCGATATCGTACAGCGGCTCGCCGCAGCTTCTGCAGGTCGCGCGCGCTCTTCCCGCCGCGGCTAGCGCACACCCGTTCTTGGCGTTCGCGCAGCCCGCGTTCGGCAAGGGCGTTAAACGGAACGCCGCCGTGGAAAACGCGTTGAAGTCGGTCGATCTGCAAAACCTGGAACCGTTGCCTAACTCGCTGCGCGAAGCGACTCTCTCCGCGCAAGCGTTTCACGTGCCGTCCGGCGCGACGGTCAAGACCGGAAACAACGCGTCCTGGCAGACGCTGATCTCGCTCGATCGATCCGGCGCGCTCCAGCGCTATGGCGCCATCCTTTTTTCGACGCACGGCGCGCTTCCAAGCAATGGCGTCGAGCCGGCGATCGTGCTGGCGCACCCGGAGATCGATGGGTGGATCACGGCTTCAAAGATATCGACGCTTCATTTAAATGCTCGCGCCGTGCTGCTTTCCGCATGCTGGACAGGAGCTTATTCGGCTTCCGGAGAGCGTCCGTCGGGCGACGGCATTTCCGCGCTCACTCGCGCCTTTCTCTACGCCGGCGCGCATTCGGTCGGGGTCACGTTATGGCCGGTTACCGATGCCGCAGCTCCGATGATGGTGCCGTATTTTTTTGCCAATCTTCACGGGGGCGAATCCGCGGCTAAAGCGCTTCAAGAGGCAAAAAAACATATGATTGCCAGCCCCGCAATGAGCCAGCCGTATTACTGGGCTCCGAGCGTTCTTTACGGCGACGCCAATTAA
- a CDS encoding lipocalin-like domain-containing protein, with protein MNSNISRKVLLGGVASIGLATATEFAGRAAQSAVVGAWKLESFNERVADGSFKPRFGPNPVGYLIYTASGRVSATLSGIHRQALTSGDTSAAAAHCNESVHDFLAYAGTYEIKGSTVFHTIETSVFTNLVGVTLKRGFQLSGDKLVIRTLPPYVWGTQSMLVWRRS; from the coding sequence ATGAACTCGAATATTTCGCGTAAGGTACTGCTCGGCGGCGTCGCATCTATTGGTTTGGCCACGGCGACCGAATTCGCCGGAAGGGCGGCGCAGAGCGCAGTCGTCGGTGCATGGAAACTTGAAAGCTTTAACGAGCGTGTCGCAGATGGTTCGTTTAAACCTCGCTTTGGGCCTAATCCGGTTGGTTACCTGATCTACACTGCCAGCGGTCGCGTGTCGGCCACGCTTTCCGGTATACACCGCCAGGCGCTCACGTCAGGCGATACATCAGCTGCGGCGGCGCACTGCAATGAGTCCGTGCATGATTTCTTGGCGTACGCCGGCACCTACGAGATTAAAGGGTCGACCGTTTTTCATACGATCGAAACCAGCGTGTTCACGAACCTTGTCGGCGTGACGCTGAAGCGCGGCTTTCAACTCAGCGGCGACAAACTCGTTATCCGCACGCTGCCCCCATACGTTTGGGGCACTCAAAGTATGCTTGTCTGGCGCCGGAGCTGA
- a CDS encoding serine hydrolase — MNRCIAITLIFAFLLGPCASSAWASGLPPAAFSAVTIPPQRINHAVAALDTIARNMQRKTGVPGMSIAVVHNDKVVYLKGFGVRKAGTNERVDADTVFELASVSKPVGAAVIAGAVGRGVVKWTDPLRKYLPGFALADPYVSRTITIADMYAHRSGLPDHAGDLLEDLGYKRAAVIKRLAFEPLDPFRITYHYTNFGLTAAAQAVANAAHTSWEDLSRDTLYRPLGMNSTSSRFADYWNAKNKAILHVRIGNTWVAKYTRDADAQSPAGGVSSSARDMAQWMRFELANGKYNGKQVVSEAALLVTRNPNLMLAPLSSPVSRATFYGLGINVGYDPAGRLRLTHSGAFSNGGATTVFMLPSENLGIVVLTNGAPIGVPEAIAASFLDLAEFGKPERDWLAAYAQRFAALSENPSPLAHKKPPANPAPARANAAYAGTYNSRFYGPVTIAAQSGQLVMLIGPRRESFPLTHWDGDTFSYMPSGENANGIAGITFAFPAGATHAKRMTIDYLNENGLGTFTR; from the coding sequence ATGAACCGTTGCATTGCGATAACGCTCATATTTGCATTTTTGCTCGGCCCATGTGCATCGAGCGCCTGGGCATCCGGCTTACCGCCTGCCGCGTTTTCCGCGGTGACTATACCGCCGCAACGCATCAATCACGCGGTCGCAGCTCTCGATACGATTGCACGCAACATGCAGCGCAAGACCGGCGTCCCCGGAATGAGCATCGCCGTCGTGCACAACGACAAAGTGGTTTACCTAAAAGGATTCGGCGTGCGAAAAGCCGGCACGAACGAGCGCGTTGACGCCGACACCGTCTTTGAACTTGCATCCGTTTCAAAACCGGTGGGCGCCGCGGTGATCGCCGGAGCCGTAGGCCGCGGCGTCGTCAAATGGACGGACCCGTTACGAAAATATCTGCCCGGTTTTGCGCTCGCCGATCCATATGTTTCGCGCACCATTACGATCGCCGACATGTATGCACACCGGAGCGGGCTGCCCGACCACGCGGGCGATCTGCTTGAAGATCTTGGCTACAAGCGCGCGGCCGTCATTAAACGCCTGGCGTTCGAGCCGCTCGATCCGTTTCGGATCACGTATCATTACACGAATTTCGGTCTAACCGCCGCGGCGCAAGCGGTCGCAAACGCGGCCCACACGAGTTGGGAAGACCTGTCGCGCGACACGCTCTATCGCCCGCTCGGCATGAACTCCACCAGCTCGCGGTTCGCTGATTATTGGAACGCAAAGAACAAGGCAATTCTTCATGTGCGTATCGGCAATACATGGGTGGCAAAGTACACGCGTGACGCGGACGCGCAATCGCCCGCCGGCGGCGTGAGTTCCAGCGCGCGCGACATGGCACAATGGATGCGCTTTGAGCTGGCTAACGGCAAATACAACGGAAAGCAGGTCGTGAGTGAAGCGGCATTGCTCGTGACGCGCAATCCGAACCTCATGCTTGCGCCGTTGAGCTCGCCGGTTAGCCGCGCGACCTTCTACGGCTTGGGAATTAACGTCGGTTACGATCCGGCCGGCAGACTTCGCCTGACGCATTCGGGGGCATTTTCCAACGGCGGGGCGACCACCGTCTTCATGTTACCGTCTGAAAACTTGGGGATCGTCGTCTTGACGAACGGCGCGCCGATCGGCGTGCCGGAAGCTATCGCGGCGAGTTTCCTCGATCTGGCGGAGTTCGGCAAACCTGAGCGGGACTGGCTGGCCGCATACGCTCAGCGCTTTGCAGCGCTGTCTGAAAATCCGAGCCCGCTCGCTCATAAGAAACCGCCGGCAAATCCGGCGCCGGCGCGGGCAAACGCCGCGTACGCCGGGACGTATAACAGCCGCTTTTATGGCCCCGTGACGATCGCCGCGCAAAGCGGGCAGCTTGTCATGTTGATTGGTCCGAGGCGCGAAAGCTTTCCACTTACGCACTGGGACGGCGATACGTTCTCCTATATGCCGTCCGGCGAAAACGCGAACGGGATCGCCGGCATTACATTCGCATTTCCAGCCGGCGCGACGCACGCGAAGAGAATGACGATCGATTACTTGAACGAGAACGGCCTAGGCACGTTCACCCGATAA